The Acidobacteriota bacterium genome has a segment encoding these proteins:
- a CDS encoding outer membrane beta-barrel protein has product MANHVRRWANRTALAGFSLILAAFPAYADVFGDTAKGNVYLEAYGGYFTGDREELDKIETNLEGDVTYGVRGGGFFLDHWGAEVTLGFVESKIEREFQPPVETDTNAWLFEGTLFYAINPFSKGMLTLGGGVGYINIDSEIAPELKLPSGEEPNEGALVLHASVSLRIRPGQHFYFRPDVRYRFVRDVKFGAVEDKNLDTFEGTLALGWKFW; this is encoded by the coding sequence ATGGCGAATCATGTACGACGTTGGGCGAACCGGACCGCGCTTGCGGGATTTTCTCTCATCCTCGCGGCGTTTCCCGCTTATGCGGACGTGTTCGGTGATACGGCGAAAGGAAACGTCTACCTCGAGGCCTACGGCGGCTACTTCACGGGTGACCGCGAGGAGCTGGACAAGATAGAGACGAATCTGGAAGGGGATGTCACCTACGGCGTCCGCGGAGGGGGGTTCTTCCTCGACCACTGGGGCGCCGAGGTCACGCTCGGTTTCGTGGAGAGCAAAATCGAGAGGGAGTTTCAGCCTCCCGTCGAGACCGACACCAACGCGTGGCTTTTTGAAGGCACGCTGTTTTACGCCATTAATCCCTTCTCGAAGGGCATGCTCACTCTCGGCGGCGGGGTCGGATATATTAATATTGATTCCGAAATTGCTCCCGAACTCAAACTCCCGTCGGGAGAGGAACCGAACGAAGGCGCACTCGTGCTCCATGCGAGCGTTTCCCTCCGCATCAGGCCCGGGCAGCACTTTTATTTTCGTCCCGACGTCCGCTACCGCTTCGTCCGGGACGTGAAGTTCGGGGCCGTGGAAGATAAGAATTTGGACACGTTCGAAGGAACCCTGGCTCTGGGCTGGAAGTTCTGGTAA
- a CDS encoding porin family protein: MKHTKHPVHSVALAAMAVLVFMAAPAVAEVTEDTAHLEGGLGYYVGDSVDIYTEEFEIESDLLINVRGGWFFTERWGLEGQLWRADTEATLSGPLTTFLFGGDISGDVTVWGLDASAVYCTNPAGKHNFLVVGGVGYSSAEDEAGDDEGSLTLNLGVAGRINVTDNFYVRPDARYLYVNDIMDESFNNFLITVNVGWVFGG, encoded by the coding sequence ATGAAACACACAAAACACCCCGTGCATTCCGTTGCGCTTGCGGCCATGGCCGTCTTGGTGTTTATGGCAGCCCCGGCGGTTGCCGAAGTCACGGAGGACACCGCGCACCTCGAAGGCGGCCTCGGCTACTACGTCGGCGACAGCGTCGACATATACACTGAGGAATTTGAAATCGAGAGCGATCTCCTCATCAACGTCCGCGGAGGCTGGTTTTTCACGGAACGCTGGGGATTGGAAGGCCAACTCTGGCGAGCCGACACGGAGGCGACCTTGAGCGGTCCTTTAACCACATTTCTTTTCGGAGGTGACATCTCTGGCGATGTGACCGTTTGGGGTCTCGACGCGAGCGCCGTGTACTGCACCAACCCGGCGGGAAAACATAACTTCCTTGTTGTGGGCGGCGTCGGCTATTCCTCCGCTGAAGACGAGGCAGGCGACGACGAAGGGTCCCTCACGCTGAACCTCGGCGTCGCGGGAAGAATCAACGTCACGGACAACTTCTACGTCCGCCCCGATGCCCGCTATCTCTACGTCAACGACATCATGGACGAGAGCTTCAACA